A stretch of Vibrio sp. B1FLJ16 DNA encodes these proteins:
- a CDS encoding patatin family protein, with the protein MEKVGTRALIVEGGAMRGVFSCGILDHFLAQNFSPFDSFWGVSAGASNLAAYLANMPGRNLKIYLDYSLRKEFITPSRLFLGGDMMDLDWMWKITLKDLGIDKEVLQADPRPFFLGVTRQDTGQAEYLTPDVELLAETMKASSAVPILYRKGVPLNGNRYVDGGVADAIPVEEAIKRGATKIMVLRSRPASYRKSKTKFNSITKRMLRDTPALIQPMLTRDLRYNQALSVINNPPEGIDVIQVCPPETFKLKRLSRSPEPLRAAYELGIEAGKEAITRWENL; encoded by the coding sequence ATGGAAAAAGTAGGTACTCGGGCTCTGATAGTCGAAGGCGGAGCAATGCGCGGCGTCTTTTCTTGTGGAATACTTGACCACTTTTTGGCGCAAAACTTCTCTCCGTTCGACAGCTTTTGGGGCGTGTCAGCAGGTGCCAGCAACTTAGCTGCCTATCTGGCAAACATGCCGGGAAGAAACCTGAAAATCTATCTCGATTACAGCCTGCGCAAAGAGTTTATTACGCCTAGTCGTCTGTTTCTCGGCGGAGATATGATGGATCTTGACTGGATGTGGAAAATCACACTCAAAGACCTCGGTATTGATAAAGAGGTGCTACAAGCTGATCCAAGACCTTTCTTTTTAGGCGTAACCCGCCAAGATACAGGTCAGGCTGAATACCTCACGCCGGATGTTGAATTGCTTGCCGAAACCATGAAAGCCAGCAGTGCAGTTCCGATTCTATATCGTAAAGGTGTGCCACTTAATGGTAATCGATATGTCGATGGTGGTGTTGCGGATGCAATTCCAGTTGAGGAAGCCATTAAACGCGGCGCAACCAAAATAATGGTACTACGAAGCCGCCCTGCTAGTTATCGCAAGTCAAAAACCAAATTCAACTCCATTACAAAAAGAATGCTAAGAGATACACCAGCCCTTATTCAACCTATGCTGACAAGGGATCTTCGCTACAACCAAGCGTTATCGGTGATTAATAACCCACCCGAAGGGATAGACGTCATTCAAGTTTGTCCACCTGAGACATTCAAGCTTAAACGCTTAAGCCGTTCGCCAGAGCCGTTACGTGCTGCGTATGAACTTGGTATTGAAGCAGGAAAAGAAGCGATAACTCGCTGGGAAAATCTTTAA